Part of the Halodesulfurarchaeum formicicum genome is shown below.
GGCCGAAACGGCCTCCACACCCAGTTCTTCGAAGGCGTCCTTGTTGTCCGGCCGGTTCACGCGGGCGATCACGTCCTCGGTCTGGAACTTCGCCCGGACCAGCTGGGCGACCAGCAGGTTCGTGTCGTCGTCGCCGGTCGCCGCGATCACGGTCTTTGCCTGTTCGGCACCGGCCGCTCTGAGCACTTCCACGTCGGTGCCGTTTTCAGTTCGGACGGTGAATCCTTCGGCTCGTCGTTGTTTGGCGACCACGTCGTCACGCTCGATGATGACGACGTTTTCGCCCCGCTCCGAGAGCCGTTCGGCGAGTTCCTTTCCCACTCGGCCGCCACCGATTATGAGTACGCGCATTGGTATCACGTCGAGTGTTTCGGCGATCTTTCTGGCGAATCCGCCCTCGAAAATTACGGTGAGAAAGATGACCAAAAAGACCGTCCCCGCGAGAATCTCCGCGCCCGCCGGGTTCGACGGCGGGGCCGGGTTCTGTAACTGGATCGAGAACAGCGTCGCGACACTCGCGGGGATGATCCCCCGCGGGCCCACGAAACCCATGAACAGCCGCTCCCGCATCGAGAACTGGTCGGCGAACGTCGAGATAAAGACCAGCGCTGGTCGGAGGATGACCGCGATGACGAACACGAGTAACAGTCCAGACAGCCCCAGTGCGAACAGCGCGTCGAACTCGATCAGCGTCGCCAGGGCGATGAAGACAAAGGAGAGCACCACCAGGGTAATGTCCCCTTTGAACTCCGCGATGGTCTCCTCGAAGGGGAGATCGGCGTTTCCGAGGACCACCCCGGCCACGGCGACTGCGGCCACCCCCGATTCCGTGGCGATGGTATCGGCGAGGCTAAAGGCCAGGATCGCCCCGGCCAGGGTCATGAGGCGGGCGTTCTGGGGGCTCCATCCCGCGGGCAATTCGACCTGCGTGAGGAGAAACCAGAGTACGGCCGCCACTGCCAGCCCGACGAACACCCCGATGCTCAGACGTTCGACGAACTCGACCAGGTACGCGCTGGGGGCCGCCTCGGTGGCGGCCAGTAGCTTGAACACCACGACGGCGAGGATGGCCGCCGTGACGTCGTTGACGATGCCCTCCGTCTCCAGGGCCGCGGCCACGTGGTCTCGAACCGGGACGACCTCGAGAATCGGCGTGACGACGGTCGGCCCGGTCGCGATCAGGAGCGCGCCGATGAGTCCCGCGATTCCCCACTCGATGCCCAGGAGGTAGTGTGCGGCGACCGTCGTCCCGGCAAACGAGAGCGCCGCCCCGACAGTCACCAGATGGAGGGCCGCCGACCGCGCCTCGTGGATCTTCTCGTGGTCGAGGTGGAAGGCTCCCTCGAAGACGATAATCGCGACACTGAGCCCGACGATGGTCGAGAGCGATCCGCCGAAGGTCCCTTGGGTGACCAGCCCGAGCCCCTCCGGACCCACGGCGACGCCGGTGAGGATCAAGAAGAGCACACTGGGCACCCGGTACCGGTCGGCCAGCACCTGTCCGGCCACTCCGAGTGTGATGATCACCGCGACGACCATCAACACGCTCGGCTCGCCGACCGTACTGGCGCTCATCGTCGTCCTCGATCACCGACTGCGATCGGCTCGCTCGATCCCATAGTTTCCTTTTGACGCGGTCGGACACTAAATTGCTCTCATCCGCTTGCCGACAGATCGGTCCGTACGTGTCAGTGGGGCTAAATTTTAGGCGCCGGTCCGCATAGTGGCTATTGGGTGCGCACTACATGGTACTCCAACTCAGCAGTCCGGCGTTTGCCGACGGCGACCCCATTCCCGACCAGTACGGGTACACGGCCGCGAACGTGAATCCGCCGCTTGCAATCGAGGGCGTGCCCGCCGGGACAGTGTCACTGGCACTCGTGATGGACGATCCGGACGCCGTGGAACCCGCGGGCAAAGTCTGGGGCCACTGGCTCGTCTGGAACATCGACCCCGGAATCGAACTGATTCCCGAGGACTGGGATGCTGCGGGCGCACACGAGGGAACCTCCGATTACGGGGAACGTGGATACGGGGGACCGAATCCGCCGAACCGGGAGCACACCTACCGGTTCCGGCTGTTCGCGCTCGACAGCGACCTGGCCCTCGATC
Proteins encoded:
- a CDS encoding cation:proton antiporter domain-containing protein; amino-acid sequence: MSASTVGEPSVLMVVAVIITLGVAGQVLADRYRVPSVLFLILTGVAVGPEGLGLVTQGTFGGSLSTIVGLSVAIIVFEGAFHLDHEKIHEARSAALHLVTVGAALSFAGTTVAAHYLLGIEWGIAGLIGALLIATGPTVVTPILEVVPVRDHVAAALETEGIVNDVTAAILAVVVFKLLAATEAAPSAYLVEFVERLSIGVFVGLAVAAVLWFLLTQVELPAGWSPQNARLMTLAGAILAFSLADTIATESGVAAVAVAGVVLGNADLPFEETIAEFKGDITLVVLSFVFIALATLIEFDALFALGLSGLLLVFVIAVILRPALVFISTFADQFSMRERLFMGFVGPRGIIPASVATLFSIQLQNPAPPSNPAGAEILAGTVFLVIFLTVIFEGGFARKIAETLDVIPMRVLIIGGGRVGKELAERLSERGENVVIIERDDVVAKQRRAEGFTVRTENGTDVEVLRAAGAEQAKTVIAATGDDDTNLLVAQLVRAKFQTEDVIARVNRPDNKDAFEELGVEAVSASTATAWAIDNLVERPALSEWMSELGRSGDVQEVEITDEELVGRSVADINPDLPEGCIIALLTREGTNNVPKGDTELSMGDRLTIIGPREGVKEAVSWFHPHD
- a CDS encoding YbhB/YbcL family Raf kinase inhibitor-like protein, encoding MVLQLSSPAFADGDPIPDQYGYTAANVNPPLAIEGVPAGTVSLALVMDDPDAVEPAGKVWGHWLVWNIDPGIELIPEDWDAAGAHEGTSDYGERGYGGPNPPNREHTYRFRLFALDSDLALDPGAEKETLEAEIEGHVLDQATLTGTYAP